The following are encoded in a window of Carya illinoinensis cultivar Pawnee chromosome 15, C.illinoinensisPawnee_v1, whole genome shotgun sequence genomic DNA:
- the LOC122296481 gene encoding K(+) efflux antiporter 6 isoform X4 yields MLKKSPSSESSLFLFAVAAPTMLLLCFSALLLTSPSLAESDRLDSTNSTESNVSLSTPKEASFAQMIDQALANEFSENDQPEAADAGGFNNSVAEQQAVLETVARVKSKKNDTKEDKSFQLHDVFNLDNDNRAEDTPTLIDRKDNVFIISNFKSKYPVLQLDLRLISDLVVVIVSATCGGIAFACAGQPVITGYLLAGSFIGPGGFNFVSEMVQVETVAQFGVVFLLFALGLEFSTTKLCGGKASEGVFVGAFLSMSSTAVVLKFLMEKNSTNSLHGQVTIGTLILQDCAVGLLFALLPVLGGTSGILQGVMSMTKVLVVLITFLAVLTILSRTCVPWLLKLMISLSSQTNELYQLASVAFCLLVAWCSDKLGLSLELGSFAAGVMISTTDLAQHTLDQVEPIRNLFAALFLASIGMLIHVQFLWNHVDILLASVLLVIIVKTIIISAVVKGFTYNNKTSLLVGMSLAQIGEFAFVLLSRASNLHLVEGKVYLLLLGTTALSLVTTPLLFKLIPAVVHLGVLLRWFSPDGSLESGFKGENLRSESMKQRTILIDQGPHDS; encoded by the exons ATGTTGAAGAAATCTCCGTCCTCGGAGTCCAGTCTCTTCCTCTTTGCAGTGGCAGCCCCTACGATGCTCCTACTCTGCTTCTCCGCCCTGTTACTTACTTCGCCCTCACTGGCCGAATCAGATCGCCTCGACTCCACCAACTCCACCGAGTCTaatgtctctctctctactccTAAAGAAGCCAGCTTCGCCCAAATGATTGATCAAGCTCTCGCGAACGAGTTCTCCGAGAACGATCAGCCCGAAG CGGCAGATGCTGGAGGCTTCAATAACAGTGTAGCAGAACAGCAG GCTGTTCTGGAGACTGTAGCCAGAGTTAAATCGAAGAAAAATGATACAAAAGAGGataa gTCATTTCAATTGCATGATGTCTTTAATCTGGATAATGATAATAGGGCTGAAGATACACCAACATTAATAGATCGAAAG GACAATGTCTTTAttatatctaattttaaatcaaaatatccagTTCTGCAGCTGGACTTGAG ATTGATTTCCGATTTGGTAGTTGTTATTGTCTCAGCAACTTGTGGTGGCATTGCCTTTGCTTGTGCTGGACAGCCG GTTATCACTGGATATCTGCTAGCTGGATCTTTTATTGGACCTGGAGGATTCAACTTTGTTAGTGAAATGGTCCAA GTTGAAACGGTGGCTCAGTTTGGtgtagtttttcttctttttgcacTGGGCCTGGAGTTCTCCACAACAAAG TTGTGTGGTGGTAAAGCTTCAGAGGGTGTATTTGTTGGTGCATTCCTGTCTATGTCTTCAACAGCAGTG GTCTTGAAGTTTTTGATGGAAAAAAACTCCACTAATTCCCTTCATGGCCAAGTAACCATCGGCACCCTTATTCTGCAG GACTGTGCCGTGGGTTTACTGTTTGCTTTGCTTCCTGTACTGGGTGGGACTTCTGGTATCCTTCAAGGAGTGATGTCCATGACTAAAGT GTTGGTGGTGTTGATTACATTTTTGGCTGTTCTGACTATATTATCTCGTACTTGTGTTCCTTGGTTACTTAAACTCATGATAAGCCTATCATCACAG ACCAACGAACTATATCAGTTGGCATCGGTTGCATTCTGCTTGCTTGTAGCCTGG TGTAGTGACAAGCTGGGGCTAAGCCTAGAACTGGGTTCATTTGCTGCTGGAGTGATGATATCAACAACTGATCTTGCTCAACATACACTAGATCAA GTTGAACCCATTCGCAATCTTTTTGCAGCTCTTTTCCTTGCCAGCATTGGAATGTTGATCCATGTTCAATTTCTCTGGAACCATGTGGATATATTACTTGCATCTGTTCTTCTGGTGATCATtgtaaaaacaattataatctCTGCTGTTGTCAAGGGATTTACCTACAACAACAAGACTTCACTTCTT GTTGGGATGTCTCTGGCACAGATAGGGGAATTTGCTTTTGTTCTTCTCAGCCGTGCTTCTAATCTTCATCTAGTTGAG GGGAAAGTGTACCTGTTGCTTCTTGGAACTACCGCTCTTAGTCTG GTGACAACTCCTCTGCTTTTCAAGCTAATTCCTGCCGTAGTGCACCTTGGCGTGCTGTTACGGTGGTTCTCCCCCGACGGTTCCTTGGAG AGTGGATTCAAAGGAGAAAACCTTCGCTCCGAAAGTATGAAGCAGCGCACTATATTGATCGATCAAGGACCTCATgattcatga
- the LOC122296481 gene encoding K(+) efflux antiporter 6 isoform X2 → MLKKSPSSESSLFLFAVAAPTMLLLCFSALLLTSPSLAESDRLDSTNSTESNVSLSTPKEASFAQMIDQALANEFSENDQPEDAGGFNNSVAEQQAVLETVARVKSKKNDTKEDKSFQLHDVFNLDNDNRAEDTPTLIDRKDNVFIISNFKSKYPVLQLDLRLISDLVVVIVSATCGGIAFACAGQPVITGYLLAGSFIGPGGFNFVSEMVQVETVAQFGVVFLLFALGLEFSTTKLRVVRAVAVLGGLLQIFLFMCLCGIIASLCGGKASEGVFVGAFLSMSSTAVVLKFLMEKNSTNSLHGQVTIGTLILQDCAVGLLFALLPVLGGTSGILQGVMSMTKVLVVLITFLAVLTILSRTCVPWLLKLMISLSSQTNELYQLASVAFCLLVAWCSDKLGLSLELGSFAAGVMISTTDLAQHTLDQVEPIRNLFAALFLASIGMLIHVQFLWNHVDILLASVLLVIIVKTIIISAVVKGFTYNNKTSLLVGMSLAQIGEFAFVLLSRASNLHLVEGKVYLLLLGTTALSLVTTPLLFKLIPAVVHLGVLLRWFSPDGSLESGFKGENLRSESMKQRTILIDQGPHDS, encoded by the exons ATGTTGAAGAAATCTCCGTCCTCGGAGTCCAGTCTCTTCCTCTTTGCAGTGGCAGCCCCTACGATGCTCCTACTCTGCTTCTCCGCCCTGTTACTTACTTCGCCCTCACTGGCCGAATCAGATCGCCTCGACTCCACCAACTCCACCGAGTCTaatgtctctctctctactccTAAAGAAGCCAGCTTCGCCCAAATGATTGATCAAGCTCTCGCGAACGAGTTCTCCGAGAACGATCAGCCCGAAG ATGCTGGAGGCTTCAATAACAGTGTAGCAGAACAGCAG GCTGTTCTGGAGACTGTAGCCAGAGTTAAATCGAAGAAAAATGATACAAAAGAGGataa gTCATTTCAATTGCATGATGTCTTTAATCTGGATAATGATAATAGGGCTGAAGATACACCAACATTAATAGATCGAAAG GACAATGTCTTTAttatatctaattttaaatcaaaatatccagTTCTGCAGCTGGACTTGAG ATTGATTTCCGATTTGGTAGTTGTTATTGTCTCAGCAACTTGTGGTGGCATTGCCTTTGCTTGTGCTGGACAGCCG GTTATCACTGGATATCTGCTAGCTGGATCTTTTATTGGACCTGGAGGATTCAACTTTGTTAGTGAAATGGTCCAA GTTGAAACGGTGGCTCAGTTTGGtgtagtttttcttctttttgcacTGGGCCTGGAGTTCTCCACAACAAAG CTTCGAGTTGTTCGAGCAGTTGCTGTTCTAGGGGGCCTGCTACAAATTTTCCTATTTATGTGCCTGTGTGGTATTATAGCCTCG TTGTGTGGTGGTAAAGCTTCAGAGGGTGTATTTGTTGGTGCATTCCTGTCTATGTCTTCAACAGCAGTG GTCTTGAAGTTTTTGATGGAAAAAAACTCCACTAATTCCCTTCATGGCCAAGTAACCATCGGCACCCTTATTCTGCAG GACTGTGCCGTGGGTTTACTGTTTGCTTTGCTTCCTGTACTGGGTGGGACTTCTGGTATCCTTCAAGGAGTGATGTCCATGACTAAAGT GTTGGTGGTGTTGATTACATTTTTGGCTGTTCTGACTATATTATCTCGTACTTGTGTTCCTTGGTTACTTAAACTCATGATAAGCCTATCATCACAG ACCAACGAACTATATCAGTTGGCATCGGTTGCATTCTGCTTGCTTGTAGCCTGG TGTAGTGACAAGCTGGGGCTAAGCCTAGAACTGGGTTCATTTGCTGCTGGAGTGATGATATCAACAACTGATCTTGCTCAACATACACTAGATCAA GTTGAACCCATTCGCAATCTTTTTGCAGCTCTTTTCCTTGCCAGCATTGGAATGTTGATCCATGTTCAATTTCTCTGGAACCATGTGGATATATTACTTGCATCTGTTCTTCTGGTGATCATtgtaaaaacaattataatctCTGCTGTTGTCAAGGGATTTACCTACAACAACAAGACTTCACTTCTT GTTGGGATGTCTCTGGCACAGATAGGGGAATTTGCTTTTGTTCTTCTCAGCCGTGCTTCTAATCTTCATCTAGTTGAG GGGAAAGTGTACCTGTTGCTTCTTGGAACTACCGCTCTTAGTCTG GTGACAACTCCTCTGCTTTTCAAGCTAATTCCTGCCGTAGTGCACCTTGGCGTGCTGTTACGGTGGTTCTCCCCCGACGGTTCCTTGGAG AGTGGATTCAAAGGAGAAAACCTTCGCTCCGAAAGTATGAAGCAGCGCACTATATTGATCGATCAAGGACCTCATgattcatga
- the LOC122296481 gene encoding K(+) efflux antiporter 6 isoform X5 — MLKKSPSSESSLFLFAVAAPTMLLLCFSALLLTSPSLAESDRLDSTNSTESNVSLSTPKEASFAQMIDQALANEFSENDQPEAADAGGFNNSVAEQQAVLETVARVKSKKNDTKEDKSFQLHDVFNLDNDNRAEDTPTLIDRKDNVFIISNFKSKYPVLQLDLRLISDLVVVIVSATCGGIAFACAGQPVITGYLLAGSFIGPGGFNFVSEMVQVETVAQFGVVFLLFALGLEFSTTKLRVVRAVAVLGGLLQIFLFMCLCGIIASLCGGKASEGVFVGAFLSMSSTAVVLKFLMEKNSTNSLHGQVTIGTLILQDCAVGLLFALLPVLGGTSGILQGVMSMTKVLVVLITFLAVLTILSRTCVPWLLKLMISLSSQTNELYQLASVAFCLLVAWCSDKLGLSLELGSFAAGVMISTTDLAQHTLDQVEPIRNLFAALFLASIGMLIHVQFLWNHVDILLASVLLVIIVKTIIISAVVKGFTYNNKTSLLVGMSLAQIGEFAFVLLSRASNLHLVEENVWNKPQGIGPSGEGLGLGVSLQGPRFNTSWVQTII; from the exons ATGTTGAAGAAATCTCCGTCCTCGGAGTCCAGTCTCTTCCTCTTTGCAGTGGCAGCCCCTACGATGCTCCTACTCTGCTTCTCCGCCCTGTTACTTACTTCGCCCTCACTGGCCGAATCAGATCGCCTCGACTCCACCAACTCCACCGAGTCTaatgtctctctctctactccTAAAGAAGCCAGCTTCGCCCAAATGATTGATCAAGCTCTCGCGAACGAGTTCTCCGAGAACGATCAGCCCGAAG CGGCAGATGCTGGAGGCTTCAATAACAGTGTAGCAGAACAGCAG GCTGTTCTGGAGACTGTAGCCAGAGTTAAATCGAAGAAAAATGATACAAAAGAGGataa gTCATTTCAATTGCATGATGTCTTTAATCTGGATAATGATAATAGGGCTGAAGATACACCAACATTAATAGATCGAAAG GACAATGTCTTTAttatatctaattttaaatcaaaatatccagTTCTGCAGCTGGACTTGAG ATTGATTTCCGATTTGGTAGTTGTTATTGTCTCAGCAACTTGTGGTGGCATTGCCTTTGCTTGTGCTGGACAGCCG GTTATCACTGGATATCTGCTAGCTGGATCTTTTATTGGACCTGGAGGATTCAACTTTGTTAGTGAAATGGTCCAA GTTGAAACGGTGGCTCAGTTTGGtgtagtttttcttctttttgcacTGGGCCTGGAGTTCTCCACAACAAAG CTTCGAGTTGTTCGAGCAGTTGCTGTTCTAGGGGGCCTGCTACAAATTTTCCTATTTATGTGCCTGTGTGGTATTATAGCCTCG TTGTGTGGTGGTAAAGCTTCAGAGGGTGTATTTGTTGGTGCATTCCTGTCTATGTCTTCAACAGCAGTG GTCTTGAAGTTTTTGATGGAAAAAAACTCCACTAATTCCCTTCATGGCCAAGTAACCATCGGCACCCTTATTCTGCAG GACTGTGCCGTGGGTTTACTGTTTGCTTTGCTTCCTGTACTGGGTGGGACTTCTGGTATCCTTCAAGGAGTGATGTCCATGACTAAAGT GTTGGTGGTGTTGATTACATTTTTGGCTGTTCTGACTATATTATCTCGTACTTGTGTTCCTTGGTTACTTAAACTCATGATAAGCCTATCATCACAG ACCAACGAACTATATCAGTTGGCATCGGTTGCATTCTGCTTGCTTGTAGCCTGG TGTAGTGACAAGCTGGGGCTAAGCCTAGAACTGGGTTCATTTGCTGCTGGAGTGATGATATCAACAACTGATCTTGCTCAACATACACTAGATCAA GTTGAACCCATTCGCAATCTTTTTGCAGCTCTTTTCCTTGCCAGCATTGGAATGTTGATCCATGTTCAATTTCTCTGGAACCATGTGGATATATTACTTGCATCTGTTCTTCTGGTGATCATtgtaaaaacaattataatctCTGCTGTTGTCAAGGGATTTACCTACAACAACAAGACTTCACTTCTT GTTGGGATGTCTCTGGCACAGATAGGGGAATTTGCTTTTGTTCTTCTCAGCCGTGCTTCTAATCTTCATCTAGTTGAG GAAAATGTGTGGAACAAACCCCAAGGGATTGGCCCAAgcggtgaaggccttggtcttggggtatcactccaaggtccaaggtttaacacctcatgggtgcaaacaatcatttGA
- the LOC122296481 gene encoding K(+) efflux antiporter 6 isoform X1 → MLKKSPSSESSLFLFAVAAPTMLLLCFSALLLTSPSLAESDRLDSTNSTESNVSLSTPKEASFAQMIDQALANEFSENDQPEAADAGGFNNSVAEQQAVLETVARVKSKKNDTKEDKSFQLHDVFNLDNDNRAEDTPTLIDRKDNVFIISNFKSKYPVLQLDLRLISDLVVVIVSATCGGIAFACAGQPVITGYLLAGSFIGPGGFNFVSEMVQVETVAQFGVVFLLFALGLEFSTTKLRVVRAVAVLGGLLQIFLFMCLCGIIASLCGGKASEGVFVGAFLSMSSTAVVLKFLMEKNSTNSLHGQVTIGTLILQDCAVGLLFALLPVLGGTSGILQGVMSMTKVLVVLITFLAVLTILSRTCVPWLLKLMISLSSQTNELYQLASVAFCLLVAWCSDKLGLSLELGSFAAGVMISTTDLAQHTLDQVEPIRNLFAALFLASIGMLIHVQFLWNHVDILLASVLLVIIVKTIIISAVVKGFTYNNKTSLLVGMSLAQIGEFAFVLLSRASNLHLVEGKVYLLLLGTTALSLVTTPLLFKLIPAVVHLGVLLRWFSPDGSLESGFKGENLRSESMKQRTILIDQGPHDS, encoded by the exons ATGTTGAAGAAATCTCCGTCCTCGGAGTCCAGTCTCTTCCTCTTTGCAGTGGCAGCCCCTACGATGCTCCTACTCTGCTTCTCCGCCCTGTTACTTACTTCGCCCTCACTGGCCGAATCAGATCGCCTCGACTCCACCAACTCCACCGAGTCTaatgtctctctctctactccTAAAGAAGCCAGCTTCGCCCAAATGATTGATCAAGCTCTCGCGAACGAGTTCTCCGAGAACGATCAGCCCGAAG CGGCAGATGCTGGAGGCTTCAATAACAGTGTAGCAGAACAGCAG GCTGTTCTGGAGACTGTAGCCAGAGTTAAATCGAAGAAAAATGATACAAAAGAGGataa gTCATTTCAATTGCATGATGTCTTTAATCTGGATAATGATAATAGGGCTGAAGATACACCAACATTAATAGATCGAAAG GACAATGTCTTTAttatatctaattttaaatcaaaatatccagTTCTGCAGCTGGACTTGAG ATTGATTTCCGATTTGGTAGTTGTTATTGTCTCAGCAACTTGTGGTGGCATTGCCTTTGCTTGTGCTGGACAGCCG GTTATCACTGGATATCTGCTAGCTGGATCTTTTATTGGACCTGGAGGATTCAACTTTGTTAGTGAAATGGTCCAA GTTGAAACGGTGGCTCAGTTTGGtgtagtttttcttctttttgcacTGGGCCTGGAGTTCTCCACAACAAAG CTTCGAGTTGTTCGAGCAGTTGCTGTTCTAGGGGGCCTGCTACAAATTTTCCTATTTATGTGCCTGTGTGGTATTATAGCCTCG TTGTGTGGTGGTAAAGCTTCAGAGGGTGTATTTGTTGGTGCATTCCTGTCTATGTCTTCAACAGCAGTG GTCTTGAAGTTTTTGATGGAAAAAAACTCCACTAATTCCCTTCATGGCCAAGTAACCATCGGCACCCTTATTCTGCAG GACTGTGCCGTGGGTTTACTGTTTGCTTTGCTTCCTGTACTGGGTGGGACTTCTGGTATCCTTCAAGGAGTGATGTCCATGACTAAAGT GTTGGTGGTGTTGATTACATTTTTGGCTGTTCTGACTATATTATCTCGTACTTGTGTTCCTTGGTTACTTAAACTCATGATAAGCCTATCATCACAG ACCAACGAACTATATCAGTTGGCATCGGTTGCATTCTGCTTGCTTGTAGCCTGG TGTAGTGACAAGCTGGGGCTAAGCCTAGAACTGGGTTCATTTGCTGCTGGAGTGATGATATCAACAACTGATCTTGCTCAACATACACTAGATCAA GTTGAACCCATTCGCAATCTTTTTGCAGCTCTTTTCCTTGCCAGCATTGGAATGTTGATCCATGTTCAATTTCTCTGGAACCATGTGGATATATTACTTGCATCTGTTCTTCTGGTGATCATtgtaaaaacaattataatctCTGCTGTTGTCAAGGGATTTACCTACAACAACAAGACTTCACTTCTT GTTGGGATGTCTCTGGCACAGATAGGGGAATTTGCTTTTGTTCTTCTCAGCCGTGCTTCTAATCTTCATCTAGTTGAG GGGAAAGTGTACCTGTTGCTTCTTGGAACTACCGCTCTTAGTCTG GTGACAACTCCTCTGCTTTTCAAGCTAATTCCTGCCGTAGTGCACCTTGGCGTGCTGTTACGGTGGTTCTCCCCCGACGGTTCCTTGGAG AGTGGATTCAAAGGAGAAAACCTTCGCTCCGAAAGTATGAAGCAGCGCACTATATTGATCGATCAAGGACCTCATgattcatga
- the LOC122296481 gene encoding K(+) efflux antiporter 6 isoform X3 encodes MLKKSPSSESSLFLFAVAAPTMLLLCFSALLLTSPSLAESDRLDSTNSTESNVSLSTPKEASFAQMIDQALANEFSENDQPEAADAGGFNNSVAEQQAVLETVARVKSKKNDTKEDKSFQLHDVFNLDNDNRAEDTPTLIDRKDNVFIISNFKSKYPVLQLDLRLISDLVVVIVSATCGGIAFACAGQPVITGYLLAGSFIGPGGFNFVSEMVQVETVAQFGVVFLLFALGLEFSTTKLRVVRAVAVLGGLLQIFLFMCLCGIIASLCGGKASEGVFVGAFLSMSSTAVVLKFLMEKNSTNSLHGQVTIGTLILQDCAVGLLFALLPVLGGTSGILQGVMSMTKVLVVLITFLAVLTILSRTCVPWLLKLMISLSSQTNELYQLASVAFCLLVAWCSDKLGLSLELGSFAAGVMISTTDLAQHTLDQVEPIRNLFAALFLASIGMLIHVQFLWNHVDILLASVLLVIIVKTIIISAVVKGFTYNNKTSLLVGMSLAQIGEFAFVLLSRASNLHLVEGKVYLLLLGTTALSLVTTPLLFKLIPAVVHLGVLLRWFSPDGSLEVMTILQVDSKEKTFAPKV; translated from the exons ATGTTGAAGAAATCTCCGTCCTCGGAGTCCAGTCTCTTCCTCTTTGCAGTGGCAGCCCCTACGATGCTCCTACTCTGCTTCTCCGCCCTGTTACTTACTTCGCCCTCACTGGCCGAATCAGATCGCCTCGACTCCACCAACTCCACCGAGTCTaatgtctctctctctactccTAAAGAAGCCAGCTTCGCCCAAATGATTGATCAAGCTCTCGCGAACGAGTTCTCCGAGAACGATCAGCCCGAAG CGGCAGATGCTGGAGGCTTCAATAACAGTGTAGCAGAACAGCAG GCTGTTCTGGAGACTGTAGCCAGAGTTAAATCGAAGAAAAATGATACAAAAGAGGataa gTCATTTCAATTGCATGATGTCTTTAATCTGGATAATGATAATAGGGCTGAAGATACACCAACATTAATAGATCGAAAG GACAATGTCTTTAttatatctaattttaaatcaaaatatccagTTCTGCAGCTGGACTTGAG ATTGATTTCCGATTTGGTAGTTGTTATTGTCTCAGCAACTTGTGGTGGCATTGCCTTTGCTTGTGCTGGACAGCCG GTTATCACTGGATATCTGCTAGCTGGATCTTTTATTGGACCTGGAGGATTCAACTTTGTTAGTGAAATGGTCCAA GTTGAAACGGTGGCTCAGTTTGGtgtagtttttcttctttttgcacTGGGCCTGGAGTTCTCCACAACAAAG CTTCGAGTTGTTCGAGCAGTTGCTGTTCTAGGGGGCCTGCTACAAATTTTCCTATTTATGTGCCTGTGTGGTATTATAGCCTCG TTGTGTGGTGGTAAAGCTTCAGAGGGTGTATTTGTTGGTGCATTCCTGTCTATGTCTTCAACAGCAGTG GTCTTGAAGTTTTTGATGGAAAAAAACTCCACTAATTCCCTTCATGGCCAAGTAACCATCGGCACCCTTATTCTGCAG GACTGTGCCGTGGGTTTACTGTTTGCTTTGCTTCCTGTACTGGGTGGGACTTCTGGTATCCTTCAAGGAGTGATGTCCATGACTAAAGT GTTGGTGGTGTTGATTACATTTTTGGCTGTTCTGACTATATTATCTCGTACTTGTGTTCCTTGGTTACTTAAACTCATGATAAGCCTATCATCACAG ACCAACGAACTATATCAGTTGGCATCGGTTGCATTCTGCTTGCTTGTAGCCTGG TGTAGTGACAAGCTGGGGCTAAGCCTAGAACTGGGTTCATTTGCTGCTGGAGTGATGATATCAACAACTGATCTTGCTCAACATACACTAGATCAA GTTGAACCCATTCGCAATCTTTTTGCAGCTCTTTTCCTTGCCAGCATTGGAATGTTGATCCATGTTCAATTTCTCTGGAACCATGTGGATATATTACTTGCATCTGTTCTTCTGGTGATCATtgtaaaaacaattataatctCTGCTGTTGTCAAGGGATTTACCTACAACAACAAGACTTCACTTCTT GTTGGGATGTCTCTGGCACAGATAGGGGAATTTGCTTTTGTTCTTCTCAGCCGTGCTTCTAATCTTCATCTAGTTGAG GGGAAAGTGTACCTGTTGCTTCTTGGAACTACCGCTCTTAGTCTG GTGACAACTCCTCTGCTTTTCAAGCTAATTCCTGCCGTAGTGCACCTTGGCGTGCTGTTACGGTGGTTCTCCCCCGACGGTTCCTTGGAGGTAATGACCATTCTACA AGTGGATTCAAAGGAGAAAACCTTCGCTCCGAAAGTATGA